Proteins found in one Cyanobacteriota bacterium genomic segment:
- a CDS encoding iron ABC transporter substrate-binding protein yields the protein LRRKPDTYRLACQVVVNGPVTVKTKPGKK from the coding sequence CTTAGACGTAAACCAGACACCTACCGTCTGGCCTGTCAAGTGGTTGTTAACGGCCCTGTAACTGTTAAGACTAAGCCTGGAAAGAAATAA